CCGGACGAAACCAGCAGGCCATTGATGAAGCGGTAAAAAAACTAGGCGATAAGGCCATCGGTATTCGTTCGGACGCGTCCAGCATTAGCGATACAGAAGCACTGGTCGAAACGGTAAAGGCACGGTATGGTCGGGTCGATGTACTGGTCGTCAACGCCGGGGTTAATTTTATGGAGCCAGTAGGACAGATTACCGAAAAGGGCTTCGACTATATCTCGAATATCAACCTGAAAGGGGCCATTTTCACCATAGAGAAGTTTATCCCCATCCTGGCCGAAGGCGCTTCCGTTATTAATGTCACCTCCGTTAGTGCGTTTGTCGTTGGTATGGGAACGGCGGTATACGCAGCCAGCAAAGCCGCACTCACCGCGTACAGCCGAACGGCTGCCATCGAGCTGGCCCCCCGAAAAATTCGGGTCAATACCATTGCCCCAGCCATGACCGAAACCGAGATCTTCCATAAAGGAAACGGGGCTTTTACGGCGGACATGATTGCGTTTACCAAAAACAAAATGCCGTTTAAACGCTATGGTCATCCAGCCGAAGTGGCAAAGCTGGCGGTTTTCCTGGCTTCCGATGATGCTTCCTTTATTTCGGGCAGCGAGTACGTGATTGACGGAGCGGCTTCTGTAAATGAGCCGTTTAGAGTGTAAATTTTTTTTGTCATAAACTGGAACGACCATTCCAATGTTCTACCTTTGTGAAGGAAATCCTCTTCACAAAGGTTTTTTATGGCAAGAACAAAATTGTTTGACGAAGCGCTTATCCTGAACAAAGCCATGAATTTGTTTTGGGAAAAGGGATATAACGCCACGTCGGCGCAGGATTTAGTAGACGGGCTGAACATCAGCCGTTCGAGCTTGTACGATACGTTTGGCGACAAACATTCGCTGTTTGTAAAAGCCCTGAAATTATACCGGGAAGAGCGGATCGATCCCGTACTCAACGGGCTGGAGTCGGCCAGCGATATGGAGCAATATATCCGGGATGTATTTACCACGGTCAAAGATGATGCCCTGAATGATACCTGTTCAAAAGGGTGCTTTATGGTTAATTCGGCCGTAGAGATGGCCCCCACAGACCCAGAAATCGCATCGATTGTGTATGGAATTATGGTCGATACAGAAAAGGCCATTACGCAGGCCATAGCCATAGGGCAGGAGCGGGGCTTATTTTCTACGAAACACTCGGCTCAGTCGTTAGCGAGGTTTGTTTTTAACGCCCTGAACGGGTTACGCGTTACCGTCAAATTTGATACGGATAAACGCATGTTCGACGATATTGTGGATGTGAGTCTGGCTGCCTTAAAAGTTAGCTGATGAGCCTGGGCATCTGAATCGATGTATCAGGGTATAGCTGGCTTCGTTTTCTTGTGGGTTTAATGGCAAACGGAAGTTGATTAGTAACTAGTTGCAGGGGCAATAGGCTGGAAATCAATGGTTCGTCTACCTATTAGCCGGGAAATAGGATAACTATTCGTCCGCTGGCTGGTTTGGTCTATATCCTTAAACCATCAATTCATGCCTACCCGCTTTGTCCATTATTGGCAGCAACTTCGTGAATCGCTTTGGTTCCTACCGGGCTTACTGTTACTTGCTTCTTTTGGATTGGCGTATGGTTTGGTTGAGTTTGATGCCCACACGAGTTGGCAGGGCGAAAAGCGATTTCCACTTCTGTTCGGCACAGGTGCTGATGGGGCAAGAGGTATGCTGGCAGCCATTGCCGGTTCCATGCTGACGGTAGCGACGCTGGCTTTTTCCCTAACCTTATCGACCATTTCACAGGTTAGTAGCCAATATTCTCCCCGCGTATTACGTAACTTCATGCGTGACCGGGTCAATCAGTTCGTGATGGGTTATTTTGTGGGTGTATTTGCCTATTGCCTGATCGTACTGGGCACCATTCGTGGTACAGACGAAGTTAAGTTCGTGCCATCCACTGCCGTCTTGACAGGACTTATACTAGCACTGGGGGGTGTGGCAGCGCTAATCTTTTTTATTCATCATATTGCTGAATCACTCCAGACCGGAACCATCGTCCAACATATTTTCCACGAAACGACTAAAGCCATTGCTGATTTGTTCCCTGATCAGCTTGGTGAACCCATCGATGATCCGAAGAAAGCGGAAGCGGCACTCCAGTATGCCGATGAACAGACG
This window of the Spirosoma aerolatum genome carries:
- a CDS encoding glucose 1-dehydrogenase, which produces MSRLSNKIAVITGGNSGIGFATAQQFIAEGASVIITGRNQQAIDEAVKKLGDKAIGIRSDASSISDTEALVETVKARYGRVDVLVVNAGVNFMEPVGQITEKGFDYISNINLKGAIFTIEKFIPILAEGASVINVTSVSAFVVGMGTAVYAASKAALTAYSRTAAIELAPRKIRVNTIAPAMTETEIFHKGNGAFTADMIAFTKNKMPFKRYGHPAEVAKLAVFLASDDASFISGSEYVIDGAASVNEPFRV
- a CDS encoding TetR/AcrR family transcriptional regulator — translated: MARTKLFDEALILNKAMNLFWEKGYNATSAQDLVDGLNISRSSLYDTFGDKHSLFVKALKLYREERIDPVLNGLESASDMEQYIRDVFTTVKDDALNDTCSKGCFMVNSAVEMAPTDPEIASIVYGIMVDTEKAITQAIAIGQERGLFSTKHSAQSLARFVFNALNGLRVTVKFDTDKRMFDDIVDVSLAALKVS